The Methanobacteriaceae archaeon genome has a window encoding:
- a CDS encoding fibrillarin-like rRNA/tRNA 2'-O-methyltransferase has protein sequence MNVYFKDGNVATKNLTPGISVYGEELVQEDEEYRIWNPRRSKLSAALLNGLENLKLEDTSKVLYLGASTGTTVSHISDILINGRVYAVEFSPTTAKKLVQLSRQRVNIAPILGDATKPKGYLNIVENTDLVYCDVAQPTQTELFMKNMNIFAKDDAQGLLMIKARSIDVVQKPKKIFKEQEKKLKEKGFKIIEKVKLEPYEKDHIALLVKKNF, from the coding sequence ATGAATGTTTATTTTAAAGATGGAAATGTTGCAACAAAGAATTTAACTCCTGGAATTAGTGTTTATGGAGAAGAACTTGTTCAGGAAGATGAAGAATACAGAATCTGGAATCCTAGACGTTCAAAATTATCTGCAGCCCTTTTAAATGGATTAGAAAATCTAAAGCTTGAGGACACCTCAAAAGTACTATATCTTGGTGCATCAACTGGAACTACCGTTTCACACATTTCAGATATTTTAATTAATGGAAGAGTCTATGCAGTTGAATTTTCACCAACAACAGCAAAGAAATTGGTTCAACTTTCACGTCAAAGGGTTAATATTGCTCCGATTTTAGGAGATGCAACCAAACCAAAAGGATATCTTAACATTGTTGAAAATACTGACTTAGTATACTGTGATGTTGCTCAGCCTACACAAACAGAATTATTTATGAAAAATATGAACATATTTGCCAAGGATGATGCACAGGGACTTTTAATGATTAAGGCTAGAAGTATTGATGTAGTACAAAAGCCTAAAAAGATTTTCAAGGAACAAGAGAAAAAATTGAAAGAGAAAGGTTTTAAAATTATTGAAAAAGTGAAATTGGAACCTTACGAAAAAGACCATATTGCATTATTAGTGAAGAAAAATTTTTAA
- a CDS encoding phosphopantothenoylcysteine decarboxylase, with protein MKGKKVLISLGGTYEPIDSVRGITNKSSGKMGLALAREAYIRGADLTLVVAKVSVKIPSVFNVISVETGNEMNEVILNLIPDFDIFISTAAVSDFEFKKKDDKKIDSENSFSLNLKPATKIIRQVKKINPNIFLVGFKAEFNISKDEIIDCARRQIENAGTDIVIANDISKNECQFGSDNNEVLIVDDDVLSVPLASKKEIAKVICDVISKKML; from the coding sequence ATTAAAGGAAAAAAAGTTTTAATTAGTCTTGGTGGAACATACGAACCTATTGACTCCGTAAGGGGGATTACAAATAAATCCTCTGGTAAAATGGGTTTGGCACTTGCAAGGGAAGCATATATTCGTGGTGCTGACTTAACATTGGTTGTTGCTAAGGTTAGTGTTAAAATTCCATCCGTTTTTAATGTTATTTCTGTTGAAACTGGTAATGAAATGAATGAGGTCATTTTAAATTTAATTCCTGACTTTGACATTTTCATTTCAACTGCTGCAGTTTCTGATTTTGAATTTAAAAAGAAGGATGATAAAAAAATTGATTCTGAGAATTCATTTTCTCTAAATCTAAAACCTGCAACTAAAATTATCCGCCAGGTTAAAAAGATAAATCCTAACATTTTCTTAGTTGGTTTTAAAGCAGAATTCAATATATCAAAAGATGAAATTATTGATTGTGCTAGAAGACAAATTGAAAATGCTGGTACGGATATTGTTATTGCAAATGATATTTCCAAAAACGAATGTCAATTTGGATCTGATAACAATGAAGTGCTAATTGTTGATGATGATGTTTTGAGTGTTCCTTTGGCCTCAAAAAAAGAGATTGCAAAAGTCATTTGTGATGTAATTTCTAAAAAAATGTTATAG
- a CDS encoding flavoprotein produces MIVLCVTGSVAAASEAIKLAREFRRNDVEVKCFMSDAACELLHPNSMEFATGNEVVTKLTGKIEHVKYSQEDLILVAPATANTISKFAHKIADDAISTLLITAYGHDTPIIFVPSMHDSMFKAIEENIDKIKKENSATFINPRMDEGKAKFPAIDDIVLESLRTITLNKKD; encoded by the coding sequence ATGATTGTTTTATGTGTTACTGGCAGTGTAGCTGCTGCTAGTGAAGCTATTAAATTAGCCCGTGAATTCAGACGCAATGATGTTGAAGTAAAATGTTTTATGAGTGATGCTGCATGTGAACTTTTGCATCCTAATTCAATGGAATTTGCAACAGGAAATGAAGTAGTTACTAAATTAACAGGTAAAATTGAACATGTTAAATATTCTCAGGAAGATTTAATCTTGGTTGCACCTGCAACAGCTAATACCATTTCTAAATTTGCACATAAAATAGCTGACGATGCTATTTCTACACTCTTGATTACTGCTTATGGTCACGATACTCCAATAATATTCGTTCCTTCAATGCATGACTCAATGTTTAAAGCTATTGAAGAAAACATTGATAAAATCAAAAAGGAAAACTCTGCTACTTTTATTAATCCTCGTATGGATGAAGGCAAAGCTAAGTTCCCTGCTATTGATGATATTGTATTGGAATCTTTAAGAACTATTACTTTAAACAAGAAGGATTGA
- a CDS encoding PsbP-related protein, translating into MKNVLKRSIVVISFVLLIICAVSCVNAQDDDSDITMMTLSKGGLVINYPSNWGCAQAESNCSIMSIAKLDSIDASGVGQVNINFEKKSYEGDFETYLNNTYGTLKKDPSFNLTASGEVMVNNVHAYEYTYSSEKNGTVKEHKAVWFEKGGQAYVMLYSAPVSEYDDNVYVFNYILSDIQIT; encoded by the coding sequence ATGAAAAATGTTTTAAAAAGAAGTATTGTAGTTATTTCATTTGTACTATTGATTATTTGTGCGGTTTCATGTGTTAATGCTCAAGACGATGATTCTGATATTACCATGATGACATTATCAAAAGGAGGTCTTGTCATTAATTATCCTTCCAATTGGGGTTGTGCTCAGGCTGAATCCAACTGCTCTATAATGTCAATTGCTAAATTGGACTCTATCGATGCATCAGGTGTAGGTCAGGTAAATATCAACTTTGAGAAAAAATCTTATGAAGGGGATTTTGAAACTTATTTGAATAATACTTACGGTACACTCAAAAAAGACCCATCATTTAACTTAACTGCCTCCGGTGAAGTAATGGTGAATAATGTTCATGCATATGAGTACACATATTCTTCAGAGAAAAATGGTACTGTAAAAGAACATAAGGCTGTTTGGTTTGAAAAAGGTGGACAAGCTTATGTTATGTTATACAGTGCACCTGTAAGTGAATATGATGATAACGTTTATGTATTTAATTATATCTTGTCAGATATTCAAATTACATAA
- a CDS encoding endoglucanase: MPNDRDKLLKIMDSLEADYRSGRISPEKYSYFRSKYEDKLNAIDAREATRRIRSMQGKSNPKTTQKKKSKKPTKTKKEKEEDLVQKYIVNPKKGDARYNKKGKKSMSSGTFKLVLLLVLVVGFTLGVGYGVFNFDFNNFSDTTAVAIVQDSAFPEVVENVSNTTTTSYSNETTTSYSNSSYEPVETTTDYSSSSGDYSGGGSDSGSGSGSGSGDDSVGDSGQSGDDFGGNE; encoded by the coding sequence ATGCCAAACGATAGAGATAAACTTCTAAAAATTATGGATTCTTTAGAAGCTGATTATCGCTCTGGAAGAATTTCTCCAGAGAAATATAGTTATTTTCGTTCTAAATATGAAGATAAATTAAATGCAATTGATGCAAGAGAGGCTACTAGAAGAATTAGGTCTATGCAAGGTAAATCCAATCCTAAAACTACTCAAAAGAAGAAAAGTAAAAAACCTACTAAGACCAAAAAGGAGAAAGAAGAAGATTTAGTTCAAAAATATATTGTAAATCCTAAAAAAGGAGATGCCAGATATAATAAGAAAGGAAAAAAATCAATGAGTAGTGGAACTTTCAAATTGGTATTATTACTGGTATTGGTTGTCGGTTTCACACTTGGTGTAGGTTATGGTGTCTTCAACTTTGATTTCAATAATTTCTCTGATACTACTGCTGTAGCTATTGTTCAAGATTCTGCATTCCCTGAAGTAGTTGAAAACGTTTCTAATACTACAACCACTTCATACAGTAATGAAACTACAACTAGTTATTCAAATTCTAGTTATGAACCTGTAGAAACTACTACTGACTATTCAAGTAGCAGTGGTGATTATAGTGGTGGAGGATCTGATTCAGGTAGTGGATCAGGTTCTGGCTCAGGTGATGATTCTGTTGGTGATTCAGGACAAAGTGGAGATGATTTTGGAGGAAATGAGTAG
- the pheA gene encoding prephenate dehydratase, with the protein MPVISFLGPKGTFTHEAANKMGDNLVPYCNIPAVLESVDNGEASYGVVPIENSIEGPVGITLDSLAHKFDLKIFKEIVIPINQNLIVNPGTTMDDIKDVYSHSQAIAQCREFILENNIQPHYAVSTANAAKSIIGDKSKAAIGNSKAAELYGLEIIKPNIQDTDNNETRFVVVSKDDHKQTGNDKTSIIFSIYEDKPGGLYEILGIFQKNNINLTKIESRPSKKGLGKYLFFVDFNGHRDDETVKNIISGIEDNTYFLKVLGSYPEFK; encoded by the coding sequence ATACCAGTTATTTCATTTTTAGGACCTAAAGGTACATTTACTCACGAAGCAGCTAATAAAATGGGGGATAATTTAGTTCCTTATTGTAATATTCCTGCTGTTTTGGAAAGTGTTGATAATGGAGAAGCATCTTATGGTGTTGTTCCAATTGAAAACTCAATTGAGGGGCCTGTAGGTATTACATTAGATTCATTAGCTCATAAATTCGACTTAAAAATATTTAAAGAGATTGTTATTCCCATTAATCAAAATTTAATTGTAAATCCTGGAACTACTATGGATGATATTAAGGATGTTTATTCTCATTCTCAGGCTATTGCTCAATGTAGGGAGTTCATTCTTGAAAATAACATACAACCGCATTATGCTGTAAGTACTGCTAATGCCGCTAAAAGTATTATTGGGGATAAAAGTAAAGCAGCTATTGGAAACTCAAAAGCTGCAGAATTATATGGTTTGGAGATAATCAAACCAAATATTCAAGATACTGATAATAATGAAACAAGATTTGTTGTAGTCTCAAAAGATGATCACAAACAAACAGGCAATGACAAGACTTCAATTATATTTTCTATTTATGAAGATAAGCCTGGAGGTTTATACGAAATCTTGGGAATTTTTCAAAAAAATAATATTAACTTAACTAAAATTGAATCAAGACCTTCTAAAAAAGGTTTAGGTAAATATTTATTCTTTGTTGATTTTAATGGACACAGGGATGATGAAACAGTTAAGAATATTATCAGTGGTATTGAAGATAATACTTATTTTTTAAAAGTTTTAGGTTCATATCCTGAATTTAAGTAA
- a CDS encoding CBS domain-containing protein has translation MQIKNLMSEDLITIDKDQNLSDALKLLRKHNISRLPVTNNKELVGIISERDVANKLGSSKAESMPASRFHVSSVMVKDVITVPGTMRLGEVADLMLEKGIGSVPIVDDNGMIGIVSKADFTPLANGIIFDKISVKEVMSKEVVAVSSSDRLIHARRQMLDYKVGRVPVIDDDELIGIITSKDLMRAFINFRKNVPEKHQKSQIKEILVEDVMSSNPSSVSKEMSISDVSKIMVETGYNGLPVVENGDVVGIITQTDILRLIAKLES, from the coding sequence ATGCAAATTAAGAATTTGATGTCTGAAGATTTAATTACTATAGACAAAGATCAAAATCTTTCTGATGCATTAAAATTATTGCGCAAACACAACATTTCACGTTTGCCAGTAACAAACAACAAAGAACTAGTGGGCATTATTTCTGAAAGAGATGTTGCAAATAAACTTGGTTCTTCAAAAGCTGAAAGCATGCCTGCATCAAGATTCCATGTTTCCTCTGTAATGGTTAAAGATGTTATTACAGTTCCAGGAACCATGAGATTAGGTGAAGTTGCTGATTTAATGTTGGAAAAAGGTATTGGATCTGTTCCTATTGTTGATGATAATGGAATGATTGGTATTGTTTCCAAAGCAGACTTCACACCTCTTGCTAATGGAATCATATTTGATAAAATTAGTGTAAAAGAGGTCATGTCTAAGGAAGTTGTGGCAGTATCTTCCAGTGACAGATTAATCCACGCAAGAAGACAAATGTTGGATTATAAAGTTGGAAGAGTTCCTGTCATTGATGATGATGAGCTTATTGGAATTATTACATCTAAAGACTTGATGAGAGCATTCATTAACTTTAGAAAGAATGTTCCAGAAAAGCATCAGAAATCTCAAATTAAAGAAATTCTTGTTGAAGATGTCATGTCTTCAAACCCATCTTCTGTATCTAAAGAGATGTCAATCAGTGATGTATCAAAAATCATGGTTGAAACAGGATACAATGGCTTGCCTGTTGTTGAAAACGGCGATGTCGTTGGTATTATAACACAAACAGATATATTAAGACTAATTGCAAAATTAGAATCTTAA
- a CDS encoding CBS domain-containing protein — protein MNDKTSINRKSNTGAVEHVTKVHDREGDIMALATKEVISIPPTKSIKDTAKVMMEHEFRRLPITDPGSGKLLGIVTVMDILDFFGGGKKFNIIEKKYQDNFLAAINEPVKEIMSRDLVTLTSKSSIGDAINAMLDNQVGAIPIVDNDSKLVGIVTERDIALSLAGKKSQETVHEYMSPKVFTTTPGTPLESACKIMVRNGLRRIPIVGGEADISKANKKLLGFLTSTDVIRFLNAKELFDNLNSNLASDVLKTTVSEIMVEKIITVPQTLSIGDLCQLFADNNIGGVPIVKDNEIVGIITERDVLNSVRRA, from the coding sequence ATGAATGACAAAACATCTATTAATAGAAAATCAAATACTGGCGCAGTTGAACATGTGACTAAAGTTCACGATAGAGAAGGAGACATAATGGCTCTTGCGACTAAAGAGGTTATTTCTATTCCTCCAACAAAATCTATCAAAGATACTGCAAAAGTAATGATGGAACACGAATTCAGGAGACTACCAATCACTGATCCTGGTTCTGGTAAGTTATTAGGTATTGTCACAGTAATGGATATTTTAGATTTCTTTGGTGGAGGAAAAAAATTTAACATTATTGAGAAAAAATACCAAGATAACTTTTTAGCAGCAATTAACGAACCGGTTAAAGAAATCATGTCACGTGATTTAGTAACTTTAACTAGTAAATCTTCCATTGGAGATGCAATCAACGCTATGTTAGACAACCAAGTGGGAGCTATTCCTATTGTTGATAATGATTCAAAACTTGTAGGAATTGTTACTGAAAGGGATATTGCATTATCCTTGGCTGGTAAAAAGTCTCAGGAAACTGTTCATGAATACATGAGTCCTAAAGTATTCACCACTACTCCAGGAACACCATTAGAAAGCGCATGTAAAATCATGGTTAGAAATGGTTTAAGAAGAATTCCTATTGTTGGTGGAGAAGCTGACATTTCTAAAGCAAATAAAAAATTATTAGGTTTCCTAACATCAACTGATGTTATTAGATTCTTAAATGCAAAAGAGTTATTTGATAATTTAAATTCAAATTTAGCGTCTGATGTTTTAAAAACAACCGTATCTGAAATTATGGTTGAAAAAATAATTACTGTACCACAAACATTATCTATTGGAGATTTGTGCCAATTGTTTGCGGATAATAATATTGGTGGTGTACCAATCGTTAAAGATAACGAAATTGTTGGTATTATCACTGAAAGAGACGTTTTAAACTCAGTTAGAAGAGCATAA
- a CDS encoding 7-carboxy-7-deazaguanine synthase QueE, giving the protein MKAPVIEIFSSFQGEGLLIGERQIFVRFAGCNLNCSYCDTNDSKSEKSGKLMTVDEVCSEINKILTPDCHTVSFTGGEPSLYPDFISQVSKNLDLNIMLETNGTLPDKIDSIDKLDVVSLDIKLPEHFDGEFDENIFLNEIKSLNILMAKGITVYCKVVILPSTKIESFKEVIKKLSKNISNKRNLKIIIQPSSPLEDWKGINFRLFEYSEVVGQYFDVSTIPQIHKILDIE; this is encoded by the coding sequence ATGAAAGCTCCTGTTATAGAAATATTTTCAAGTTTTCAAGGTGAAGGTCTTTTAATTGGTGAGAGACAGATTTTTGTTAGATTTGCAGGATGTAATTTAAACTGCAGCTATTGCGATACAAATGACAGCAAATCTGAAAAATCTGGAAAATTAATGACTGTTGACGAAGTCTGCAGTGAAATTAATAAGATTTTAACTCCGGATTGTCATACAGTTTCATTTACCGGTGGTGAACCTAGTTTGTATCCGGATTTCATCTCACAGGTAAGTAAAAATCTTGATTTAAATATTATGCTTGAAACAAACGGTACTCTGCCGGATAAAATTGATTCTATTGATAAATTGGACGTTGTTTCATTGGACATTAAGTTGCCGGAACACTTTGACGGTGAATTTGATGAGAATATCTTCTTAAACGAAATCAAATCACTAAATATATTAATGGCAAAAGGTATAACTGTATATTGTAAAGTAGTCATATTGCCTTCAACAAAAATAGAATCATTTAAAGAGGTAATTAAAAAATTATCTAAAAATATTTCAAACAAAAGAAACCTTAAAATAATTATCCAGCCTTCTAGTCCGTTAGAAGATTGGAAGGGAATTAATTTTAGATTATTTGAGTATTCTGAAGTTGTTGGACAGTATTTTGATGTTTCCACCATTCCTCAAATCCATAAAATATTGGATATAGAGTGA
- a CDS encoding 6-carboxytetrahydropterin synthase: protein MKILLNGIQSNLRFSSAHVIPGHESCGFIHGHSYFVDIEIEGERAGKFDFVVDFKDVKGYTKAVCKELDHRLLIPVYNELIDFKDFDKQSGSVDELKQNKTIHFKIDGKGYSIPSEDCVLLPLPYTSAEELSKYFAENLAQKLSESYDNLKYISVCVNEGIGQGAEYRKDL, encoded by the coding sequence ATGAAAATTTTACTAAATGGAATTCAATCAAATTTAAGATTCTCTTCTGCTCATGTAATTCCAGGACATGAATCTTGCGGATTTATCCATGGACATTCCTACTTTGTAGATATTGAAATTGAAGGGGAAAGGGCTGGAAAATTTGACTTTGTAGTAGATTTTAAAGATGTAAAAGGATATACCAAAGCAGTCTGTAAAGAACTTGACCACAGATTGTTAATACCTGTTTATAATGAATTAATTGATTTTAAGGATTTTGATAAACAATCAGGATCTGTTGATGAATTAAAACAAAATAAAACTATTCACTTTAAAATTGACGGTAAAGGATACTCAATTCCTAGCGAAGACTGTGTATTATTACCTCTTCCATACACTTCAGCAGAAGAGTTATCCAAGTATTTTGCTGAAAACTTAGCACAAAAACTCTCTGAGTCTTATGATAACTTAAAATACATTTCAGTTTGTGTAAATGAAGGTATTGGTCAAGGTGCAGAATATAGGAAAGATTTATAA
- a CDS encoding DUF366 family protein codes for MSIIHKHVDEIFEYDGSQINPSWAFQEFGIYGSSIVTWIGPVNITPDNLKDFADVGLEIKSNYMVNFICEFFDQQPPNMRIAYLRQRLLVMIFREILTEYGIETKREGDDIFVDGGKLSISIASVSLSSAKIHFALNLEDKGTPDDVETIGLFDIKDENGVQIFSDDNLLDLINKTASRFIEELETIENDISKTKVLL; via the coding sequence ATGAGTATTATTCATAAACATGTTGATGAAATATTTGAATATGATGGAAGTCAAATTAATCCATCCTGGGCTTTTCAGGAATTTGGAATTTATGGATCTTCTATTGTAACCTGGATTGGTCCGGTTAACATAACTCCAGACAATCTAAAAGATTTTGCTGATGTTGGTTTGGAGATTAAATCTAACTATATGGTTAATTTTATTTGTGAGTTCTTTGATCAACAACCTCCTAATATGAGAATTGCTTATTTAAGACAAAGACTTCTCGTAATGATTTTTAGAGAAATTCTAACAGAATATGGGATTGAAACTAAACGTGAAGGAGACGATATTTTTGTTGATGGCGGGAAATTATCTATTTCAATAGCTAGTGTTTCCCTTAGTTCTGCAAAAATTCATTTCGCACTTAATTTGGAAGATAAAGGAACTCCTGATGATGTTGAAACAATTGGTTTATTTGATATCAAAGATGAAAATGGTGTTCAAATATTCAGTGATGACAACTTATTGGATTTAATCAATAAAACTGCTTCCAGATTTATTGAAGAATTAGAAACAATTGAAAACGATATAAGTAAAACAAAGGTGTTATTATGA
- a CDS encoding DNA polymerase subunit beta: protein MEQVRTRDFIYTSDDLYFASTNYIHPKDRVISFLRYIPDPKGDRQKDGKRYRKVGSAEAYEYLRKNHPDYLYQCDVTKVEMMGVPLDKVEKIIKPDKRLLELKDDFDNGRKVKNPELIAKLMDVADFFHYFADVPYDHMGISGSISPGLQKSDVSDLDYVVYGLDNHRRAIAAFKKHRGKEVYIEELDKHITVKGITNDYWDFVYNKRMSDESLTKEEFRWYENRKANRGTINGTLFDILATRDYDEIEGEWGDTIYEPLGTAQIECDIVSALGAFDNPSSYTIENLEIVDGVDVPISEVVSFTHTYAGEVIDGEHAIAKGKVEKVITNGKDHHYRLVVGTTREAIDEYLKLKELPQQ from the coding sequence ATGGAACAAGTAAGAACAAGAGATTTTATCTACACAAGCGATGATTTGTATTTCGCTTCAACAAACTATATACACCCAAAAGACAGAGTAATTTCCTTTTTAAGATATATTCCTGATCCTAAAGGAGACAGGCAAAAAGATGGTAAAAGATACAGAAAAGTAGGATCTGCTGAAGCATACGAATACCTACGTAAAAACCATCCAGATTATTTATACCAATGTGACGTTACAAAAGTTGAAATGATGGGAGTTCCATTAGACAAAGTTGAAAAAATAATAAAACCAGATAAAAGACTCCTAGAGCTTAAAGATGATTTTGACAACGGCAGAAAAGTTAAAAATCCAGAACTTATTGCAAAATTAATGGATGTTGCTGACTTCTTCCATTACTTTGCTGATGTTCCATACGACCATATGGGAATTTCAGGTTCCATTTCACCAGGACTTCAAAAAAGTGATGTTTCAGATTTAGATTATGTAGTTTACGGTCTTGACAATCACAGAAGAGCAATAGCTGCTTTTAAAAAGCACAGAGGAAAAGAAGTCTATATTGAAGAATTAGACAAACACATCACTGTTAAAGGAATTACCAATGATTACTGGGATTTCGTATACAACAAAAGAATGAGTGATGAAAGTTTAACCAAAGAAGAATTCAGATGGTATGAAAACAGAAAAGCAAATAGAGGTACAATCAATGGAACATTATTTGACATTCTAGCAACCAGAGACTACGATGAAATCGAAGGAGAATGGGGAGATACCATTTATGAACCTCTCGGAACTGCTCAAATTGAATGTGATATTGTAAGTGCTCTTGGTGCATTTGACAATCCTTCAAGCTACACTATTGAAAACTTAGAGATTGTTGATGGTGTTGACGTACCAATAAGTGAAGTTGTTTCATTTACCCATACCTACGCTGGAGAAGTAATTGACGGCGAACATGCAATTGCTAAAGGTAAAGTTGAAAAAGTAATTACCAATGGAAAAGACCACCACTACAGACTTGTTGTTGGAACTACCCGTGAAGCTATTGATGAATATTTAAAACTCAAAGAGCTTCCACAACAATAA